In Corynebacterium aquilae DSM 44791, the genomic stretch AGCTTGGACTTCTTCGGCTCTGCAACCTTCAGGGTGCCCTCGGCGCCCGGCAGACCCTTGAACTTCTGCCAGTCACCGGTGACCTTCAGCAGGGCCAGAACCGGCTCGGTCGGCTGAGCACCGACGGACAGCCAGTACTGAGCGCGCTCGGAGTCGATCTGGATGATGGAGGGGTCGTTCTTCGGCTGGTAGATGCCGAGGTTCTCGATGACCTTGCCGGAACGGCGGGTGCGAGCGTCAGCGACGACGACGCGGTACTCGGGGGTGCGAATCTTACCGAGACGCTGCAGCTTGATCTTGACGGCCATGGTGTGGCTCCTTCTTGGTCACTGGGCAGTTCAGGCGCCCGGGGCGTATCCCCGGGCCGGTTCAGCCCTTGGTGTTTAACCTGCGGGTGACCACCGGCCGACCGTGGTCGGTGTCGGTGTTCCACAGGAATGCTTACGTGATGCCAGAAATGGCAACCCGAAGAACTTTAGCACAGGTGTGTTTGAGTTACCGCATCGGCAGACCGGGCAGGCCCATGGTGCCACCGAGGTGGAACAGCCCCAGCACCGCACCCAGCACGGCAAGCAGCACGCCGATCACGGCGAATCCACTGGATCCCATGCTGGAAGAATCCGAAGATCCCTGCTCATTGCGCTGCTGCTCGTGTTTCTTACTGTCCTCGGTGAGCTTGGCGATGGTCTTGTTCGCTTCGGCAAGCTGCTGTGCCAGCGCCGCTTTTTCGCCCTCGAGGGCTGCGAGGTTCTTTTCGGCTGCGGCTTGCTTCTCCTGTGCGTGGCGCA encodes the following:
- the rpsP gene encoding 30S ribosomal protein S16, which produces MAVKIKLQRLGKIRTPEYRVVVADARTRRSGKVIENLGIYQPKNDPSIIQIDSERAQYWLSVGAQPTEPVLALLKVTGDWQKFKGLPGAEGTLKVAEPKKSKLELFNEALAEANNGPTAEAITEKKRKAKAEAEKKAAEEAEAEAAKAAEEAASEESAEAEAEAPAESE